Proteins encoded within one genomic window of Macaca thibetana thibetana isolate TM-01 chromosome 3, ASM2454274v1, whole genome shotgun sequence:
- the LOC126950333 gene encoding elastin isoform X2 translates to MAGLTAAAPRPGVLLLLLSILHPSRPGGVPGAIPGGVPGGVYYPGAGLGGLGGGALGPGGKPLKPGPGGLAGTGLGAGLGAFPAGAFPGALVPGGVADAAAAYKAAKAGAGLGGVPGVGGIGGVGGVGGLGVSTGAVVPQPGAGVKPGKVPGVGLPGVYPGGVLPGTGARFPGVGVLPGVPTGAGVKPKAPGVGGAFAGIPGVGPFGVQQPGVPLGYPIKAPKLPGGYGLPYSTGKLPYGYGPGGVAGAAGKAGYPTGTGVGPQAAAAAAAKAAAKLGAGVLPGVGGGGVPGVPGAIPGIGGIAGAGTPAAAAAAAAAAKAAKYGAAAGLVPGGPGFGPGVVGVPGAGIPGVGVPGAGIPGVGVPGAGIPVVPGAGVPGAVSPAAAAKAAAKAAKYGARAGVGVGGIPTFGVGAGGFPGYGVGVGGIPGVGGVPGVGGVPGAGISPEAQAAAAAKAAKYGAAGAGVLGGLVPGAGGVVPGVPGVGGVPGVGTPAAAAAKAAAKAAQFGLVPGVGVAPGVGVAPGVGVAPGVGVAPGVGVAPGVGVAPGVGVAPGVGIGPGGVAGVGTPAAAKSAAKAATKAQLRAAAGLGAVPGLGVGVGVPGLGVGVGVPGLGVGVGVPGLGVGAGVPGFGAVPGALAAAKAAKYGAGVPGALGGVGIPGGVVGAGPAAAAAAAKAAAKAAQFGLGGPAGLGVGGLGVGGLGAVPGVGGLGGVSPAAAAKAAKYGAAGLGGVLGGAGQFPLGGVAARPGFGLSPIFPGGGAGGLGVGGKPPKPFGGALGALGYQGVACLGKSCGRKRK, encoded by the exons GGGCTGGTCTCGGAGGCCTTGGAGGAGGAG CGCTGGGGCCTGGAGGCAAACCTCTCAAGCCAG GTCCTGGAGGGCTTGCGGGCACTGGCCTTGGGGCAG GGCTCGGCGCCTTCCCTGCAGGTGCCTTTCCGGGGGCTCTGGTGCCTGGCGGAGTGGCTGATGCTGCTGCAGCTTACAAAGCTGCCAAGGCTG gcgctgggcttggtggtgtccCAGGAGTTGGTGGCATTGGTGGTGTTGGCGGTGTTGGTGGCTTAGGAGTGTCTACAG GTGCGGTGGTTCCTCAGCCTGGAGCCGGAGTGAAGCCTGGGAAAGTGCCGG GTGTGGGGCTGCCAGGTGTATACCCAGGTGGAGTGCTCCCAGGTACAG GAGCTCGGTTCCCCGGTGTGGGGGTGCTCCCTGGAGTTCCCACCGGAGCAGGAGTTAAGCCCAAGGCTCCAG GTGTAGGTGGAGCTTTTGCTGGAATCCCAG GAGTTGGACCCTTTGGGGTACAGCAACCTGGAGTCCCACTGGGGTACCCCATCAAGGCCCCCAAGCTGCCCG GTGGCTATGGACTGCCCTACAGCACAGGGAAACTACCTTACG GCTATGGGCCCGGAGGAGTGGCTGGTGCAGCGGGCAAGGCTGGTTACCCAACCGGGACAG gggTTGGCccccaggcagcagcagcagcggcagctaAAGCGGCAGCAAAGTTGG GTGCTGGAGTCCTCCCTGGTGTTGGAGGGGGCGGTGTTCCTGGCGTGCCTGGGGCAATTCCTGGAATTGGAGGCATCGCAG GTGCTGGGActccagctgcagctgcagctgcagcagcagccgCTAAGGCAGCCAAGTACG GAGCTGCTGCAGGCTTAGTGCCTGGTGGGCCAGGCTTTGGCCCGGGAGTAGTTGGTGTCCCAGGAGCTGGCATTCCAGGTGTTGGTGTCCCAGGAGCTGGCATTCCAGGTGTTGGTGTCCCAGGAGCTGGCATTCCAGTTGTCCCAGGTGCTGGGGTTCCAG GGGCTGTGTCACCAGCTGCAGCTGCTAAGGCAGCTGCGAAGGCAGCCAAATACG GGGCCAGGGCCGGAGTCGGAGTTGGAGGCATTCCTACTTTTGGGGTTGGAGCTGGGGGCTTTCCCGGCTATGGTGTCGGAGTCGGAGGCATCCCCGGAGTCGGAGGCGTTCCCGGAGTCGGAGGTGTCCCGGGAGCTGGCATTTCCC CTGAAGCTCAGGCAGCAGCTGCCGCCAAGGCTGCCAAGTACG GTGCTGCAGGAGCAGGAGTGCTGGGTGGGTTGGTGCCAGGTGCCGGAGGCGTAGTCCCAGGTGTGCCGGGCGTGGGAGGAGTGCCAG GAGTGGGGACCCCAGCAGCTGCAGCTGCTAAAGCAGCCGCCAAAGCCGCCCAGTTTG GGTTAGTTCCTGGTGTCGGTGTAGCTCCTGGCGTTGGCGTGGCTCCTGGAGTTGGCGTGGCTCCTGGCGTTGGCGTGGCTCCTGGCGTTGGCGTGGCTCCTGGTGTTGGTGTGGCTCCTGGCGTTGGCGTGGCTCCTGGCGTTGGCATCGGCCCTGGTGGAGTTGCAG gagTGGGAACCCCAGCGGCAGCGAAATCTGCTGCCAAGGCAGCCACCAAAGCCCAGCTCC GAGCTGCAGCTGGGCTTGGTGCTGTTCCTGGACTTGGAGTTGGTGTCGGCGTTCCTGGACTTGGAGTTGGTGTCGGCGTTCCTGGACTTGGAGTTGGTGTCGGCGTTCCTGGACTTGGAGTTGGTGCTGGTGTTCCTGGCTTCGGGGCAG TACCTGGAGCCCTGGCTGCCGCTAAAGCAGCCAAATATG GAGCAGGAGTGCCTGGGGCCCTCGGTGGAGTAGGCATCCCAGGCGGTGTGGTGG GAGCCGGACCCGCCGCCGCAGCTGCTGCAGCCAAAGCTGCTGCCAAAGCCGCCCAGTTTG GCCTAGGGGGACCTGCTGGACTCGGAGTCGGAGGACTCGGAGTCGGAGGGCTTGGAGCCGTCCCAGGTGTTGGGGGCCTTGGAG GTGTGTCTCCAGCTGCAGCCGCCAAAGCAGCTAAATACG GTGCTGCTGGCCTTGGAGGTGTCCTAGGGGGTGCCGGGCAGTTCCCACTTGGAG GAGTGGCAGCGAGACCCGGCTTCGGATTGTCTCCCATTTTCCCAG GTGGCGGCGCTGGAGGCTTAGGAGTTGGTG GAAAACCCCCCAAGCCCTTTGGAGGGGCCCTAGGAGCCCTGGGATACCAAG GTGTGGCCTGCCTGGGGAAATCTTGTGGCCGGAAGAGAAAATGA
- the LOC126950333 gene encoding elastin isoform X6 translates to MAGLTAAAPRPGVLLLLLSILHPSRPGGVPGAIPGGVPGGVYYPGAGLGGLGGGALGPGGKPLKPGPGGLAGTGLGAGLGAFPAGAFPGALVPGGVADAAAAYKAAKAGAGLGGVPGVGGIGGVGGVGGLGVSTGAVVPQPGAGVKPGKVPGVGLPGVYPGGVLPGARFPGVGVLPGVPTGAGVKPKAPGVGGAFAGIPGVGPFGVQQPGVPLGYPIKAPKLPGGYGLPYSTGKLPYGYGPGGVAGAAGKAGYPTGTGVGPQAAAAAAAKAAAKLGAGVLPGVGGGGVPGVPGAIPGIGGIAGAGTPAAAAAAAAAAKAAKYGAAAGLVPGGPGFGPGVVGVPGAGIPGVGVPGAGIPGVGVPGAGIPVVPGAGVPGAVSPAAAAKAAAKAAKYGARAGVGVGGIPTFGVGAGGFPGYGVGVGGIPGVGGVPGVGGVPGAGISPEAQAAAAAKAAKYGAAGAGVLGGLVPGAGGVVPGVPGVGGVPGVGTPAAAAAKAAAKAAQFGLVPGVGVAPGVGVAPGVGVAPGVGVAPGVGVAPGVGVAPGVGVAPGVGIGPGGVAGVGTPAAAKSAAKAATKAQLRAAAGLGAVPGLGVGVGVPGLGVGVGVPGLGVGVGVPGLGVGAGVPGFGAVPGALAAAKAAKYGAGVPGALGGVGIPGGVVGAGPAAAAAAAKAAAKAAQFGLGGPAGLGVGGLGVGGLGAVPGVGGLGGVSPAAAAKAAKYGAAGLGGVLGGAGQFPLGGVAARPGFGLSPIFPGGGAGGLGVGGKPPKPFGGALGALGYQGVACLGKSCGRKRK, encoded by the exons GGGCTGGTCTCGGAGGCCTTGGAGGAGGAG CGCTGGGGCCTGGAGGCAAACCTCTCAAGCCAG GTCCTGGAGGGCTTGCGGGCACTGGCCTTGGGGCAG GGCTCGGCGCCTTCCCTGCAGGTGCCTTTCCGGGGGCTCTGGTGCCTGGCGGAGTGGCTGATGCTGCTGCAGCTTACAAAGCTGCCAAGGCTG gcgctgggcttggtggtgtccCAGGAGTTGGTGGCATTGGTGGTGTTGGCGGTGTTGGTGGCTTAGGAGTGTCTACAG GTGCGGTGGTTCCTCAGCCTGGAGCCGGAGTGAAGCCTGGGAAAGTGCCGG GTGTGGGGCTGCCAGGTGTATACCCAGGTGGAGTGCTCCCAG GAGCTCGGTTCCCCGGTGTGGGGGTGCTCCCTGGAGTTCCCACCGGAGCAGGAGTTAAGCCCAAGGCTCCAG GTGTAGGTGGAGCTTTTGCTGGAATCCCAG GAGTTGGACCCTTTGGGGTACAGCAACCTGGAGTCCCACTGGGGTACCCCATCAAGGCCCCCAAGCTGCCCG GTGGCTATGGACTGCCCTACAGCACAGGGAAACTACCTTACG GCTATGGGCCCGGAGGAGTGGCTGGTGCAGCGGGCAAGGCTGGTTACCCAACCGGGACAG gggTTGGCccccaggcagcagcagcagcggcagctaAAGCGGCAGCAAAGTTGG GTGCTGGAGTCCTCCCTGGTGTTGGAGGGGGCGGTGTTCCTGGCGTGCCTGGGGCAATTCCTGGAATTGGAGGCATCGCAG GTGCTGGGActccagctgcagctgcagctgcagcagcagccgCTAAGGCAGCCAAGTACG GAGCTGCTGCAGGCTTAGTGCCTGGTGGGCCAGGCTTTGGCCCGGGAGTAGTTGGTGTCCCAGGAGCTGGCATTCCAGGTGTTGGTGTCCCAGGAGCTGGCATTCCAGGTGTTGGTGTCCCAGGAGCTGGCATTCCAGTTGTCCCAGGTGCTGGGGTTCCAG GGGCTGTGTCACCAGCTGCAGCTGCTAAGGCAGCTGCGAAGGCAGCCAAATACG GGGCCAGGGCCGGAGTCGGAGTTGGAGGCATTCCTACTTTTGGGGTTGGAGCTGGGGGCTTTCCCGGCTATGGTGTCGGAGTCGGAGGCATCCCCGGAGTCGGAGGCGTTCCCGGAGTCGGAGGTGTCCCGGGAGCTGGCATTTCCC CTGAAGCTCAGGCAGCAGCTGCCGCCAAGGCTGCCAAGTACG GTGCTGCAGGAGCAGGAGTGCTGGGTGGGTTGGTGCCAGGTGCCGGAGGCGTAGTCCCAGGTGTGCCGGGCGTGGGAGGAGTGCCAG GAGTGGGGACCCCAGCAGCTGCAGCTGCTAAAGCAGCCGCCAAAGCCGCCCAGTTTG GGTTAGTTCCTGGTGTCGGTGTAGCTCCTGGCGTTGGCGTGGCTCCTGGAGTTGGCGTGGCTCCTGGCGTTGGCGTGGCTCCTGGCGTTGGCGTGGCTCCTGGTGTTGGTGTGGCTCCTGGCGTTGGCGTGGCTCCTGGCGTTGGCATCGGCCCTGGTGGAGTTGCAG gagTGGGAACCCCAGCGGCAGCGAAATCTGCTGCCAAGGCAGCCACCAAAGCCCAGCTCC GAGCTGCAGCTGGGCTTGGTGCTGTTCCTGGACTTGGAGTTGGTGTCGGCGTTCCTGGACTTGGAGTTGGTGTCGGCGTTCCTGGACTTGGAGTTGGTGTCGGCGTTCCTGGACTTGGAGTTGGTGCTGGTGTTCCTGGCTTCGGGGCAG TACCTGGAGCCCTGGCTGCCGCTAAAGCAGCCAAATATG GAGCAGGAGTGCCTGGGGCCCTCGGTGGAGTAGGCATCCCAGGCGGTGTGGTGG GAGCCGGACCCGCCGCCGCAGCTGCTGCAGCCAAAGCTGCTGCCAAAGCCGCCCAGTTTG GCCTAGGGGGACCTGCTGGACTCGGAGTCGGAGGACTCGGAGTCGGAGGGCTTGGAGCCGTCCCAGGTGTTGGGGGCCTTGGAG GTGTGTCTCCAGCTGCAGCCGCCAAAGCAGCTAAATACG GTGCTGCTGGCCTTGGAGGTGTCCTAGGGGGTGCCGGGCAGTTCCCACTTGGAG GAGTGGCAGCGAGACCCGGCTTCGGATTGTCTCCCATTTTCCCAG GTGGCGGCGCTGGAGGCTTAGGAGTTGGTG GAAAACCCCCCAAGCCCTTTGGAGGGGCCCTAGGAGCCCTGGGATACCAAG GTGTGGCCTGCCTGGGGAAATCTTGTGGCCGGAAGAGAAAATGA
- the LOC126950333 gene encoding elastin isoform X3, translating into MAGLTAAAPRPGVLLLLLSILHPSRPGGVPGAIPGGVPGGVYYPGAGLGGLGGGALGPGGKPLKPGPGGLAGTGLGAGLGAFPAGAFPGALVPGGVADAAAAYKAAKAGAGLGGVPGVGGIGGVGGVGGLGVSTGAVVPQPGAGVKPGKVPGVGLPGVYPGGVLPGTGARFPGVGVLPGVPTGAGVKPKAPGVGGAFAGIPGVGPFGVQQPGVPLGYPIKAPKLPGGYGLPYSTGKLPYGYGPGGVAGAAGKAGYPTGTGVGPQAAAAAAAKAAAKLGAGVLPGVGGGGVPGVPGAIPGIGGIAGAGTPAAAAAAAAAAKAAKYGAAAGLVPGGPGFGPGVVGVPGAGIPGVGVPGAGIPGVGVPGAGIPVVPGAGVPGAVSPAAAAKAAAKAAKYGARAGVGVGGIPTFGVGAGGFPGYGVGVGGIPGVGGVPGVGGVPGAGISPEAQAAAAAKAAKYGAAGAGVLGGLVPGAGGVVPGVPGVGGVPGVGTPAAAAAKAAAKAAQFGLVPGVGVAPGVGVAPGVGVAPGVGVAPGVGVAPGVGVAPGVGVAPGVGIGPGGVAGVGTPAAAKSAAKAATKAQLRAAAGLGAVPGLGVGVGVPGLGVGVGVPGLGVGVGVPGLGVGAGVPGFGAVPGALAAAKAAKYGAGVPGALGGVGIPGGVVGAGPAAAAAAAKAAAKAAQFGLGGPAGLGVGGLGVGGLGAVPGVGGLGGVSPAAAAKAAKYGAAGLGGVLGGAGQFPLGGVAARPGFGLSPIFPGGGAGGLGVGGVACLGKSCGRKRK; encoded by the exons GGGCTGGTCTCGGAGGCCTTGGAGGAGGAG CGCTGGGGCCTGGAGGCAAACCTCTCAAGCCAG GTCCTGGAGGGCTTGCGGGCACTGGCCTTGGGGCAG GGCTCGGCGCCTTCCCTGCAGGTGCCTTTCCGGGGGCTCTGGTGCCTGGCGGAGTGGCTGATGCTGCTGCAGCTTACAAAGCTGCCAAGGCTG gcgctgggcttggtggtgtccCAGGAGTTGGTGGCATTGGTGGTGTTGGCGGTGTTGGTGGCTTAGGAGTGTCTACAG GTGCGGTGGTTCCTCAGCCTGGAGCCGGAGTGAAGCCTGGGAAAGTGCCGG GTGTGGGGCTGCCAGGTGTATACCCAGGTGGAGTGCTCCCAGGTACAG GAGCTCGGTTCCCCGGTGTGGGGGTGCTCCCTGGAGTTCCCACCGGAGCAGGAGTTAAGCCCAAGGCTCCAG GTGTAGGTGGAGCTTTTGCTGGAATCCCAG GAGTTGGACCCTTTGGGGTACAGCAACCTGGAGTCCCACTGGGGTACCCCATCAAGGCCCCCAAGCTGCCCG GTGGCTATGGACTGCCCTACAGCACAGGGAAACTACCTTACG GCTATGGGCCCGGAGGAGTGGCTGGTGCAGCGGGCAAGGCTGGTTACCCAACCGGGACAG gggTTGGCccccaggcagcagcagcagcggcagctaAAGCGGCAGCAAAGTTGG GTGCTGGAGTCCTCCCTGGTGTTGGAGGGGGCGGTGTTCCTGGCGTGCCTGGGGCAATTCCTGGAATTGGAGGCATCGCAG GTGCTGGGActccagctgcagctgcagctgcagcagcagccgCTAAGGCAGCCAAGTACG GAGCTGCTGCAGGCTTAGTGCCTGGTGGGCCAGGCTTTGGCCCGGGAGTAGTTGGTGTCCCAGGAGCTGGCATTCCAGGTGTTGGTGTCCCAGGAGCTGGCATTCCAGGTGTTGGTGTCCCAGGAGCTGGCATTCCAGTTGTCCCAGGTGCTGGGGTTCCAG GGGCTGTGTCACCAGCTGCAGCTGCTAAGGCAGCTGCGAAGGCAGCCAAATACG GGGCCAGGGCCGGAGTCGGAGTTGGAGGCATTCCTACTTTTGGGGTTGGAGCTGGGGGCTTTCCCGGCTATGGTGTCGGAGTCGGAGGCATCCCCGGAGTCGGAGGCGTTCCCGGAGTCGGAGGTGTCCCGGGAGCTGGCATTTCCC CTGAAGCTCAGGCAGCAGCTGCCGCCAAGGCTGCCAAGTACG GTGCTGCAGGAGCAGGAGTGCTGGGTGGGTTGGTGCCAGGTGCCGGAGGCGTAGTCCCAGGTGTGCCGGGCGTGGGAGGAGTGCCAG GAGTGGGGACCCCAGCAGCTGCAGCTGCTAAAGCAGCCGCCAAAGCCGCCCAGTTTG GGTTAGTTCCTGGTGTCGGTGTAGCTCCTGGCGTTGGCGTGGCTCCTGGAGTTGGCGTGGCTCCTGGCGTTGGCGTGGCTCCTGGCGTTGGCGTGGCTCCTGGTGTTGGTGTGGCTCCTGGCGTTGGCGTGGCTCCTGGCGTTGGCATCGGCCCTGGTGGAGTTGCAG gagTGGGAACCCCAGCGGCAGCGAAATCTGCTGCCAAGGCAGCCACCAAAGCCCAGCTCC GAGCTGCAGCTGGGCTTGGTGCTGTTCCTGGACTTGGAGTTGGTGTCGGCGTTCCTGGACTTGGAGTTGGTGTCGGCGTTCCTGGACTTGGAGTTGGTGTCGGCGTTCCTGGACTTGGAGTTGGTGCTGGTGTTCCTGGCTTCGGGGCAG TACCTGGAGCCCTGGCTGCCGCTAAAGCAGCCAAATATG GAGCAGGAGTGCCTGGGGCCCTCGGTGGAGTAGGCATCCCAGGCGGTGTGGTGG GAGCCGGACCCGCCGCCGCAGCTGCTGCAGCCAAAGCTGCTGCCAAAGCCGCCCAGTTTG GCCTAGGGGGACCTGCTGGACTCGGAGTCGGAGGACTCGGAGTCGGAGGGCTTGGAGCCGTCCCAGGTGTTGGGGGCCTTGGAG GTGTGTCTCCAGCTGCAGCCGCCAAAGCAGCTAAATACG GTGCTGCTGGCCTTGGAGGTGTCCTAGGGGGTGCCGGGCAGTTCCCACTTGGAG GAGTGGCAGCGAGACCCGGCTTCGGATTGTCTCCCATTTTCCCAG GTGGCGGCGCTGGAGGCTTAGGAGTTGGTG GTGTGGCCTGCCTGGGGAAATCTTGTGGCCGGAAGAGAAAATGA
- the LOC126950333 gene encoding elastin isoform X4 — protein sequence MAGLTAAAPRPGVLLLLLSILHPSRPGGVPGAIPGGVPGGVYYPGAGLGGLGGGALGPGGKPLKPGPGGLAGTGLGAGLGAFPAGAFPGALVPGGVADAAAAYKAAKAGAGLGGVPGVGGIGGVGGVGGLGVSTGAVVPQPGAGVKPGKVPGVGLPGVYPGGVLPGTGARFPGVGVLPGVPTGAGVKPKAPGVGGAFAGIPGVGPFGVQQPGVPLGYPIKAPKLPGGYGLPYSTGKLPYGYGPGGVAGAAGKAGYPTGTGVGPQAAAAAAAKAAAKLGAGVLPGVGGGGVPGVPGAIPGIGGIAGAGTPAAAAAAAAAAKAAKYGAAAGLVPGGPGFGPGVVGVPGAGIPGVGVPGAGIPGVGVPGAGIPVVPGAGVPGAVSPAAAAKAAAKAAKYGARAGVGVGGIPTFGVGAGGFPGYGVGVGGIPGVGGVPGVGGVPGAGISPEAQAAAAAKAAKYGAAGAGVLGGLVPGAGGVVPGVPGVGGVPGVGTPAAAAAKAAAKAAQFGLVPGVGVAPGVGVAPGVGVAPGVGVAPGVGVAPGVGVAPGVGVAPGVGIGPGGVAGVGTPAAAKSAAKAATKAQLRAAAGLGAVPGLGVGVGVPGLGVGVGVPGLGVGVGVPGLGVGAGVPGFGAVPGALAAAKAAKYGAGVPGALGGVGIPGGVVGAGPAAAAAAAKAAAKAAQFGLGGPAGLGVGGLGVGGLGAVPGVGGLGGVSPAAAAKAAKYGVAARPGFGLSPIFPGGGAGGLGVGGKPPKPFGGALGALGYQGVACLGKSCGRKRK from the exons GGGCTGGTCTCGGAGGCCTTGGAGGAGGAG CGCTGGGGCCTGGAGGCAAACCTCTCAAGCCAG GTCCTGGAGGGCTTGCGGGCACTGGCCTTGGGGCAG GGCTCGGCGCCTTCCCTGCAGGTGCCTTTCCGGGGGCTCTGGTGCCTGGCGGAGTGGCTGATGCTGCTGCAGCTTACAAAGCTGCCAAGGCTG gcgctgggcttggtggtgtccCAGGAGTTGGTGGCATTGGTGGTGTTGGCGGTGTTGGTGGCTTAGGAGTGTCTACAG GTGCGGTGGTTCCTCAGCCTGGAGCCGGAGTGAAGCCTGGGAAAGTGCCGG GTGTGGGGCTGCCAGGTGTATACCCAGGTGGAGTGCTCCCAGGTACAG GAGCTCGGTTCCCCGGTGTGGGGGTGCTCCCTGGAGTTCCCACCGGAGCAGGAGTTAAGCCCAAGGCTCCAG GTGTAGGTGGAGCTTTTGCTGGAATCCCAG GAGTTGGACCCTTTGGGGTACAGCAACCTGGAGTCCCACTGGGGTACCCCATCAAGGCCCCCAAGCTGCCCG GTGGCTATGGACTGCCCTACAGCACAGGGAAACTACCTTACG GCTATGGGCCCGGAGGAGTGGCTGGTGCAGCGGGCAAGGCTGGTTACCCAACCGGGACAG gggTTGGCccccaggcagcagcagcagcggcagctaAAGCGGCAGCAAAGTTGG GTGCTGGAGTCCTCCCTGGTGTTGGAGGGGGCGGTGTTCCTGGCGTGCCTGGGGCAATTCCTGGAATTGGAGGCATCGCAG GTGCTGGGActccagctgcagctgcagctgcagcagcagccgCTAAGGCAGCCAAGTACG GAGCTGCTGCAGGCTTAGTGCCTGGTGGGCCAGGCTTTGGCCCGGGAGTAGTTGGTGTCCCAGGAGCTGGCATTCCAGGTGTTGGTGTCCCAGGAGCTGGCATTCCAGGTGTTGGTGTCCCAGGAGCTGGCATTCCAGTTGTCCCAGGTGCTGGGGTTCCAG GGGCTGTGTCACCAGCTGCAGCTGCTAAGGCAGCTGCGAAGGCAGCCAAATACG GGGCCAGGGCCGGAGTCGGAGTTGGAGGCATTCCTACTTTTGGGGTTGGAGCTGGGGGCTTTCCCGGCTATGGTGTCGGAGTCGGAGGCATCCCCGGAGTCGGAGGCGTTCCCGGAGTCGGAGGTGTCCCGGGAGCTGGCATTTCCC CTGAAGCTCAGGCAGCAGCTGCCGCCAAGGCTGCCAAGTACG GTGCTGCAGGAGCAGGAGTGCTGGGTGGGTTGGTGCCAGGTGCCGGAGGCGTAGTCCCAGGTGTGCCGGGCGTGGGAGGAGTGCCAG GAGTGGGGACCCCAGCAGCTGCAGCTGCTAAAGCAGCCGCCAAAGCCGCCCAGTTTG GGTTAGTTCCTGGTGTCGGTGTAGCTCCTGGCGTTGGCGTGGCTCCTGGAGTTGGCGTGGCTCCTGGCGTTGGCGTGGCTCCTGGCGTTGGCGTGGCTCCTGGTGTTGGTGTGGCTCCTGGCGTTGGCGTGGCTCCTGGCGTTGGCATCGGCCCTGGTGGAGTTGCAG gagTGGGAACCCCAGCGGCAGCGAAATCTGCTGCCAAGGCAGCCACCAAAGCCCAGCTCC GAGCTGCAGCTGGGCTTGGTGCTGTTCCTGGACTTGGAGTTGGTGTCGGCGTTCCTGGACTTGGAGTTGGTGTCGGCGTTCCTGGACTTGGAGTTGGTGTCGGCGTTCCTGGACTTGGAGTTGGTGCTGGTGTTCCTGGCTTCGGGGCAG TACCTGGAGCCCTGGCTGCCGCTAAAGCAGCCAAATATG GAGCAGGAGTGCCTGGGGCCCTCGGTGGAGTAGGCATCCCAGGCGGTGTGGTGG GAGCCGGACCCGCCGCCGCAGCTGCTGCAGCCAAAGCTGCTGCCAAAGCCGCCCAGTTTG GCCTAGGGGGACCTGCTGGACTCGGAGTCGGAGGACTCGGAGTCGGAGGGCTTGGAGCCGTCCCAGGTGTTGGGGGCCTTGGAG GTGTGTCTCCAGCTGCAGCCGCCAAAGCAGCTAAATACG GAGTGGCAGCGAGACCCGGCTTCGGATTGTCTCCCATTTTCCCAG GTGGCGGCGCTGGAGGCTTAGGAGTTGGTG GAAAACCCCCCAAGCCCTTTGGAGGGGCCCTAGGAGCCCTGGGATACCAAG GTGTGGCCTGCCTGGGGAAATCTTGTGGCCGGAAGAGAAAATGA